Proteins co-encoded in one Papaver somniferum cultivar HN1 chromosome 5, ASM357369v1, whole genome shotgun sequence genomic window:
- the LOC113279531 gene encoding uncharacterized protein LOC113279531 → MDFSSLLYETFALFECHFLTLILTCSCWGVVYLLGKFNVNTDLVLGQFTPLWPLAWRILTCLVICIALHILCLSLPGVIAAAIAPTLPLIIFPLLVVYVLDHRGMSANCLLMIRDMLMMVSFRATFLADLLTSVPRVFSSFTCSWMIITGGVLGLRRKAEVLHECWEVCFFNPISSVPSSLCNGWEMGGGVHAGCCNESLYSFAWDILFDWDMIGRMKNVQLFPNNDTHMAVRVIFYIWFILSDLIMRYAWYLKKLSGKHSLIAFGYALLELYRRFQWMFLRIEVEAAQQGPDGENLEDPLLC, encoded by the exons ATGGATTTCTCGTCTCTTCTTTACGAAACATTCGCTCTGTTTGAGTGTCACTTTCTTACG CTCATACTGACTTGCTCTTGTTGGGGAGTGGTTTACTTACTTGGGAAGTTTAATGTGAACACTGATTTGGTACTTGGCCAATTTACACCACTATGGCCACTTGCATGGAGGATCTTAACGTGTTTGGTGATTTGCATAGCACTTCATATACTATGCTTGTCACTACCTGGTGTAATCGCAGCAGCCATTGCCCCTACTCTGCCG CTGATTATCTTCCCACTGCTTGTGGTCTATGTGTTGGACCATCGTGGCATGTCAGCCAACTGTTTATTGATGATAAGGGATATGCTTATG ATGGTATCGTTCAGAGCAACGTTCTTGGCGGATTTATTGACATCTGTGCCAAGG GTTTTCTCTAGTTTCACTTGCTCATGGATGATAATAACTGGAGGGGTTCTTGGATTG AGAAGGAAAGCTGAAGTCCTTCATGAATG CTGGGAAGTATGCTTTTTCAATCCTATCTCTAGTGTTCCAAGCTCTTTATGCAATGGATGGGAAATGGGAGGTGGCGTTCATGCGGGTTGCTGCAATGAGTCACTTTACTCATTCGCATGGGACATCCTATTTGATTGGGATATGATAGGAAG GATGAAGAATGTGCAGCTTTTTCCAAATAATGACACACACATGGCAGTTAGAGTG ATCTTCTACATATGGTTCATTTTGAGTGACCTCATTATGAGATATGCCTGGTACTTAAAGAAGTTGAGCGGGAAGCACTCCTTGATAGCATTTGGCTACGCTTTGCTGGAGTTGTATCGCCGCTTCCAGTGGATGTTCCTTCGAATTGAAGTAGAAGCTGCACAGCAAGGGCCGGATGGAGAGAATCTGGAAGATCCATTACTTTGTTGA